Proteins from a genomic interval of Anatilimnocola floriformis:
- a CDS encoding LON peptidase substrate-binding domain-containing protein, translating into MAEIENSATFLQNFSGRVRLFPFPNLVLFPHTIQPLHIFEPRYLEMVDEALATDQLIAPVWLQPGWERSYDARPPIAPVACLGRILSHQRHADGRVNLLLQGLRRAAIRRELPATRAFRQAEVDVLDDFYPSSGAPRRHQLQQALIDLTRELLPERNALNDQFDELLANPSSLGLMTDVLAFGLGMPLAIKQQLLADWNVDRRARLLLEKLKAMQLTTPASGPELLPPFSLN; encoded by the coding sequence ATGGCAGAGATTGAGAACAGCGCGACCTTCCTCCAGAATTTTTCTGGACGCGTGCGCTTGTTTCCATTTCCGAATCTCGTCCTCTTTCCGCACACCATTCAGCCGCTCCACATCTTCGAGCCGCGATATCTGGAAATGGTCGACGAAGCGCTCGCCACCGATCAACTGATCGCTCCGGTCTGGCTGCAGCCTGGCTGGGAACGATCGTACGACGCCCGGCCACCAATCGCGCCGGTTGCTTGTCTCGGCCGGATCCTGTCGCATCAGCGACATGCCGATGGCCGGGTCAACTTGCTGTTGCAAGGCCTCCGCCGCGCTGCCATTCGCCGCGAACTGCCGGCCACTCGCGCCTTTCGCCAGGCCGAGGTCGATGTGCTCGACGATTTTTATCCTTCGTCAGGTGCACCACGACGTCATCAATTGCAACAAGCATTGATCGATCTCACCCGCGAACTGCTGCCCGAACGCAACGCCCTCAACGATCAGTTCGATGAACTGCTCGCCAACCCCAGTTCGCTCGGCTTGATGACCGACGTGCTGGCCTTTGGTCTCGGCATGCCCCTGGCCATCAAACAGCAGTTGCTCGCCGATTGGAATGTCGATCGCCGCGCCCGGTTGTTGCTCGAAAAGCTCAAGGCCATGCAACTCACCACGCCGGCCAGCGGCCCCGAGCTGCTGCCGCCGTTCAGTTTAAACTGA
- a CDS encoding DUF1559 domain-containing protein, giving the protein MQVWSRFVSPARSRRVTRRAAFTLVELLVVIAIIGVLVALLLPAVQAAREASRRVKCQNHLRQVALGVHNFSDTQGFLMPARIDYQYLGWPVMLLPYIEQNNLYEQFNLKTMVSTQSPAAMKISVPIYVCPSRHSPGQQSKQFNAAGTGMNGAVGDYATVDGISGDDPPYRRESAAGMLINCIGNVNSWKSQTRFATITDGLNNTLMFGEKHILHSSILTEDPGGDGPILGSYAYSCMRVAGGRNFGATPTWPIAKGIYDTVGGQHQVVFGSAHAGGSANFAWGDGSIRPLQPSVDCVTLSHLATRDDGGVPPGPY; this is encoded by the coding sequence ATGCAGGTCTGGTCACGGTTTGTGTCACCGGCTCGGTCGCGACGCGTTACGCGCAGGGCGGCCTTCACGCTCGTCGAGTTGTTAGTCGTCATTGCGATTATCGGCGTGTTGGTGGCCCTTTTATTGCCAGCGGTGCAGGCGGCCCGCGAAGCTTCGCGGCGGGTGAAGTGTCAGAATCATCTGCGACAGGTCGCGCTCGGGGTGCATAATTTCTCCGACACGCAAGGCTTTCTGATGCCGGCTCGGATTGATTATCAATACTTGGGTTGGCCGGTGATGTTGCTGCCGTATATCGAGCAAAACAATCTGTATGAGCAATTCAATTTGAAGACGATGGTGTCGACGCAATCACCAGCGGCGATGAAGATTTCAGTGCCCATTTATGTCTGTCCTTCGCGGCACAGTCCGGGTCAGCAATCAAAGCAATTCAACGCGGCTGGCACGGGCATGAATGGCGCGGTGGGAGACTATGCGACGGTCGACGGCATTAGCGGCGACGATCCGCCGTATCGCCGCGAGAGCGCGGCGGGAATGCTCATCAACTGCATCGGCAATGTGAACTCGTGGAAGAGTCAGACGCGGTTCGCGACGATCACCGATGGTTTGAACAACACGCTGATGTTCGGCGAAAAGCACATTCTGCATTCCTCGATATTGACGGAAGATCCCGGCGGCGATGGTCCGATTCTCGGCAGCTATGCCTATTCATGCATGCGCGTCGCCGGCGGCAGAAACTTCGGCGCCACGCCGACCTGGCCGATCGCCAAAGGAATTTACGACACGGTCGGCGGCCAACATCAGGTCGTGTTCGGCAGCGCTCATGCCGGCGGCTCGGCCAACTTTGCCTGGGGCGATGGCAGCATTCGGCCGCTCCAGCCGAGTGTTGATTGCGTGACGCTGTCGCACCTGGCGACGCGTGATGACGGCGGCGTGCCGCCCGGGCCGTATTAA
- the rpmG gene encoding 50S ribosomal protein L33 codes for MAKSKKKAEVVFLVCEETGDINYILRRKPGGEKLKLKKYSARLRKHTLHVEKKK; via the coding sequence ATGGCCAAAAGCAAGAAAAAAGCCGAAGTAGTGTTCCTGGTGTGCGAAGAGACCGGCGACATCAACTACATCCTCCGTCGTAAGCCTGGTGGCGAAAAGCTGAAGCTCAAAAAATACAGCGCTCGTCTCCGCAAGCACACGCTGCACGTTGAGAAGAAGAAGTAG
- the recJ gene encoding single-stranded-DNA-specific exonuclease RecJ yields the protein MRSTTGGGLRKRWRLSPFDAGRIAQLQQAASVPPIVAQLLLARGVYDPAAARMFLDAKLSGLRDPELLPGAAAAADRVHSAIAGRRKIVIYGDYDADGMTGASILLSCLKILGADCSYYVPNRLEEGYGLNCEALRNLRERGAQLVVSVDCGVTSVAEAELAKEIGLELIITDHHEFAERVPDAAGLVHPRLPGSAYPFGGLCGAGVALKLAWAICQRASQAKKVTEPLRNFLLSAVGLAAIGTIADMVPLVDENRILARHGLVSLKFNASVGLQALMQVCKLTDKAQLSSEDIGFSIAPRLNAAGRFGQAQLAVELLTTDNRTRAQQLAEYIHELNNSRESLERSIQLAATKQAKEEFDPENDGALVLAGKGWHPGVVGLVAGRLAEKFGVPVVMISLDAAGVKPGVGSARSPSGLNLHQALTACSEHLLAHGGHAAAAGLKIEENRIDAFRGAFLDYAAAESSSGQRGAELRIDAEGPFCQLTAEVVRQIESLAPFGMGNPRPILSATGVTLTEPPKRIGGGERHISLRLSHQRTPMRCVGFGFGDDCEQLAATNGPIDIAFKPVINEYRGMQKVEVQLVDWRPSESPASTPLIKEAALPF from the coding sequence ATGCGCAGTACTACTGGCGGCGGGCTGCGCAAACGCTGGCGACTCAGTCCCTTTGATGCGGGACGAATCGCTCAGCTGCAACAAGCTGCCAGCGTTCCGCCGATTGTCGCGCAGCTGTTGCTCGCCCGCGGCGTGTACGATCCCGCTGCCGCCCGCATGTTTCTCGACGCCAAGCTTTCCGGCCTGCGCGACCCCGAATTGTTGCCCGGCGCCGCCGCTGCCGCCGACCGCGTTCACTCGGCCATCGCCGGCCGGCGAAAGATCGTCATCTATGGCGACTACGATGCCGACGGCATGACCGGCGCCTCCATCCTCCTCAGCTGCTTGAAGATTCTCGGCGCCGATTGCTCGTACTACGTGCCGAATCGCCTGGAGGAAGGCTACGGCTTGAACTGCGAAGCCCTCCGCAACCTGCGTGAGCGTGGCGCTCAGCTCGTCGTTTCGGTCGACTGCGGCGTGACCAGTGTCGCTGAGGCCGAGCTGGCCAAAGAGATCGGCCTGGAGCTGATCATCACCGACCATCACGAGTTTGCCGAACGCGTGCCCGATGCGGCCGGGCTCGTCCATCCGCGCTTGCCCGGCAGTGCTTATCCCTTCGGCGGTTTGTGTGGCGCGGGAGTCGCGCTCAAGCTCGCCTGGGCCATCTGCCAGCGCGCCAGCCAGGCCAAGAAAGTCACCGAGCCGCTGCGAAACTTTCTACTCAGCGCCGTCGGTCTCGCCGCGATCGGCACGATCGCCGATATGGTGCCGCTTGTCGATGAAAATCGCATCCTCGCCCGCCATGGCCTAGTGAGTTTGAAATTCAATGCGTCGGTCGGCTTGCAAGCGCTGATGCAGGTTTGCAAACTCACCGACAAAGCGCAACTTAGCAGCGAAGACATTGGCTTTTCGATCGCGCCGCGGCTGAACGCCGCCGGCCGCTTCGGCCAGGCCCAGCTGGCGGTCGAACTGCTCACCACCGACAACCGCACGCGGGCTCAGCAGCTGGCTGAATACATTCACGAGCTGAATAACAGCCGGGAAAGTCTTGAACGCAGCATTCAACTGGCGGCGACCAAGCAAGCCAAGGAAGAGTTCGATCCCGAGAACGACGGCGCGCTGGTCCTCGCCGGCAAGGGTTGGCACCCGGGCGTCGTCGGCCTCGTCGCTGGCCGGCTCGCCGAAAAGTTTGGCGTGCCGGTGGTGATGATTTCGCTCGATGCTGCCGGCGTGAAACCGGGCGTTGGTTCGGCTCGTTCGCCGAGTGGTCTCAATCTTCATCAGGCCCTCACCGCGTGCAGCGAACACTTGCTCGCCCACGGCGGACACGCCGCTGCTGCCGGCCTCAAGATCGAAGAGAATCGCATCGACGCCTTCCGCGGCGCGTTCCTCGACTATGCTGCCGCCGAATCCAGTTCAGGCCAGCGTGGCGCTGAGCTTCGCATCGACGCCGAAGGTCCCTTCTGTCAGCTGACTGCCGAGGTCGTTCGGCAGATCGAATCGCTCGCGCCCTTTGGCATGGGCAATCCGCGGCCGATCCTCTCAGCCACCGGCGTCACCCTCACCGAACCACCCAAGCGTATCGGCGGTGGTGAACGCCACATCTCGTTGCGACTATCGCACCAGCGCACACCGATGCGCTGCGTCGGCTTCGGCTTTGGCGACGACTGCGAACAGCTGGCCGCCACCAATGGTCCGATCGACATCGCCTTCAAGCCGGTCATCAACGAATATCGCGGCATGCAAAAAGTCGAAGTCCAACTCGTCGACTGGCGACCCTCCGAAAGCCCGGCAAGCACGCCGCTCATCAAAGAAGCGGCGCTGCCCTTCTAG
- a CDS encoding DUF4190 domain-containing protein produces MAGRECPQCGEALMGAVNRCWKCGIDLRAESRPGMPPVSRNAFEPIVVAELAPEPAPAPVVAPAVSDPAQPVAAAAGVETPPLEFGPNGSLLRRGSPFAAGSLLLPPQQLQEFAGQSPKMTPSRQQAYASNGGAIAALALGIFGVILAPMRFEGAIVGVIGLGMGIWGLYSQRRGWALAGLILCCLAIAIGMYTGVFWLFRYTKQATPWDY; encoded by the coding sequence ATGGCGGGGCGAGAATGTCCGCAGTGTGGCGAAGCCCTCATGGGGGCCGTCAATCGCTGTTGGAAATGCGGCATCGATCTGCGGGCCGAGTCGCGGCCTGGCATGCCCCCCGTTTCGCGCAATGCGTTCGAGCCAATCGTCGTTGCCGAACTCGCGCCAGAGCCTGCGCCAGCCCCAGTCGTCGCGCCGGCGGTTTCCGATCCCGCCCAGCCAGTTGCCGCAGCCGCCGGGGTCGAAACGCCGCCGCTCGAGTTCGGGCCGAATGGCTCGCTCCTGCGACGCGGTTCGCCGTTTGCTGCTGGTTCGCTCTTGTTGCCGCCGCAGCAGTTGCAGGAATTCGCCGGCCAATCGCCGAAAATGACGCCTTCGCGGCAGCAAGCCTATGCCTCCAACGGCGGCGCCATCGCAGCTTTGGCCCTCGGCATCTTCGGCGTGATCCTCGCGCCGATGCGTTTCGAAGGGGCGATTGTCGGCGTCATTGGCCTGGGAATGGGCATTTGGGGTCTGTATTCGCAGCGCCGCGGCTGGGCCCTGGCCGGCCTCATTCTCTGCTGCCTGGCCATCGCCATCGGCATGTACACCGGTGTGTTCTGGCTGTTCCGCTACACCAAGCAAGCCACGCCCTGGGATTACTAG
- a CDS encoding aminotransferase class I/II-fold pyridoxal phosphate-dependent enzyme, which yields MRDVLSWIDDDLQQLRQADLLRTLAVRESPQRGERIVLNGREYANFGSNDYLGIAGTLLTEAHLITAREIGWGAGASPLVTGRGSLHAALEQQLAKFEGTAAALLFPTGYAANSGTIAALMGKDDTIFSDALNHASIIDGCRLSGAKTIVYRHCDVDHLRELLAATKSPGRKLIATDGLFSMDGDLAPLDRIAELAEQHGAMLLVDEAHATGVFGENGRGASEHFGVERAVHIRVGTLSKALGSHGGFVVGEQRLIDFLANRARSYFFSTAGPELVAATGLEALKIVHDQPQRRHELLARAEQLREQFRAQGWPMPERGSQIIPLRIGDPGETMRRAAKLRELGFLVPGIRPPSVPAGQSLLRVSLTWRHDEALLARLAAAVGPKTAS from the coding sequence ATGCGCGACGTACTTTCCTGGATCGACGATGATCTGCAGCAGCTGCGGCAAGCCGATTTGCTACGGACACTGGCTGTTCGTGAATCGCCGCAGCGCGGTGAGCGGATCGTGCTCAACGGCCGGGAGTATGCCAATTTTGGCTCGAACGATTATCTGGGCATTGCCGGAACGCTGCTGACCGAGGCGCACCTGATCACTGCGCGGGAGATTGGCTGGGGCGCCGGCGCTAGCCCGCTCGTCACTGGCCGCGGATCGCTGCATGCGGCGCTGGAACAGCAGCTGGCGAAGTTCGAAGGCACTGCAGCCGCGCTGCTATTTCCCACTGGCTATGCGGCGAACAGCGGCACGATCGCGGCGCTGATGGGCAAGGACGACACGATCTTCAGCGATGCACTGAATCACGCAAGCATCATCGATGGCTGTCGTTTGTCGGGCGCGAAGACGATTGTCTATCGCCACTGCGATGTCGATCATCTGCGCGAGCTGCTCGCAGCCACGAAATCCCCGGGTCGCAAGCTGATCGCGACCGACGGCCTGTTCAGCATGGATGGCGATCTGGCTCCGCTCGATCGAATCGCCGAACTCGCAGAGCAACACGGCGCGATGCTGCTGGTCGACGAAGCCCACGCGACCGGCGTCTTCGGCGAGAACGGCCGCGGCGCGAGCGAGCACTTCGGCGTCGAGCGAGCCGTTCACATTCGCGTCGGCACGCTCAGCAAGGCCCTTGGTTCGCATGGCGGGTTTGTGGTCGGCGAGCAACGGCTGATCGATTTTCTCGCCAATCGCGCGCGGTCGTATTTCTTTTCGACTGCAGGCCCTGAACTCGTCGCTGCTACGGGATTGGAAGCGCTCAAGATTGTGCATGATCAGCCGCAGCGACGGCACGAGTTACTAGCTCGCGCCGAACAATTGCGCGAGCAATTTCGCGCCCAAGGTTGGCCGATGCCGGAGCGCGGCAGTCAAATCATTCCGCTGCGGATTGGTGATCCGGGAGAAACGATGCGCCGAGCAGCGAAACTACGCGAGCTTGGATTTCTTGTGCCCGGCATTCGGCCGCCGAGCGTGCCGGCAGGACAGTCGCTACTACGGGTGAGCCTGACCTGGCGGCACGATGAGGCGCTGCTTGCGCGCTTGGCGGCGGCAGTGGGGCCGAAAACCGCGAGCTAG
- a CDS encoding Uma2 family endonuclease — translation MSTIPTLPTSSGTERVPLTLVDLANRFGEIPPARICMDPPPGEATEADLLHYSDHDNRLFELVDGTLIEKTMGTFEALVALTIATALNNYLKTNRLGVALGSDGQLKIKPDLIRVPDVCFISRERLKASDFLKVAIASVSPNLAIEVISRSNSKREMSEKLNEYFETGTEEVWYVYPEKKELHQYTAIDQCQVMQENEAVTSSRLLPGFSLLIASIFVDPLADEPTASSGPQG, via the coding sequence ATGAGCACCATCCCCACGCTTCCGACGTCCTCAGGCACCGAACGCGTGCCTCTGACGCTAGTCGACCTGGCCAATCGTTTCGGCGAGATTCCACCGGCACGGATCTGTATGGATCCGCCCCCCGGCGAAGCAACCGAAGCCGATTTGCTGCACTACAGCGATCATGACAACCGCTTGTTTGAACTGGTTGATGGCACCTTGATCGAGAAGACCATGGGCACCTTTGAAGCTCTGGTGGCGTTGACCATCGCCACCGCACTCAACAATTATCTAAAGACAAATCGGTTGGGCGTTGCTCTCGGCTCCGACGGCCAGCTCAAAATCAAACCGGATTTGATCCGAGTGCCCGACGTTTGCTTCATCTCGAGAGAACGACTGAAGGCAAGCGACTTTCTTAAGGTCGCCATCGCCTCGGTCTCACCTAATCTTGCAATTGAGGTGATCAGTCGTAGCAATAGCAAGCGAGAGATGAGCGAAAAGCTCAACGAGTACTTCGAAACAGGCACCGAAGAAGTCTGGTACGTTTATCCAGAGAAAAAGGAACTGCATCAATACACCGCGATCGATCAGTGTCAGGTGATGCAAGAAAACGAGGCCGTTACGTCATCGCGATTGCTCCCTGGATTTTCGCTGTTAATCGCCAGTATTTTTGTCGATCCGCTCGCGGATGAACCAACCGCTTCCTCTGGACCACAAGGTTAG
- a CDS encoding NAD(P)H-dependent oxidoreductase, with protein sequence MSMQPISRELLLQQLQWRYATKRFDPTRPISAEDWAVLAEVLVLTPSSFGLQPWKFWVVTNPEVKAQLLHHSWKQSQIVDGSHLVVMAAKKDLSADDVDRHVARVCEIRNEPLEKHAGYRKSMIRALVPPPAGFDINEWAAKQVYIALGNFMTAAAVMGIDTCPMEGIVPAEYDAVLGIAEQGYKTVVACVAGYRAADDKYAVTPKVRFATSDVVVEV encoded by the coding sequence ATGTCGATGCAGCCCATCTCGCGCGAACTCCTCCTTCAACAACTGCAGTGGCGATATGCCACCAAGCGTTTCGATCCCACTCGCCCGATCAGCGCTGAAGATTGGGCCGTGCTCGCCGAAGTGCTCGTCCTCACGCCCTCTTCGTTCGGGCTGCAGCCGTGGAAGTTTTGGGTGGTGACCAATCCAGAGGTGAAAGCCCAACTGCTGCACCACTCGTGGAAGCAGTCGCAGATTGTCGATGGCTCGCACTTGGTTGTGATGGCCGCCAAGAAGGATCTGTCGGCTGACGATGTCGATCGTCACGTCGCTCGCGTTTGTGAAATCCGCAACGAGCCGCTGGAAAAGCACGCCGGCTATCGGAAGTCGATGATCCGCGCCCTCGTGCCGCCGCCGGCTGGCTTCGATATCAATGAGTGGGCCGCGAAGCAGGTCTACATCGCTCTCGGCAACTTCATGACCGCTGCCGCCGTGATGGGCATCGACACTTGCCCGATGGAAGGCATCGTGCCAGCCGAGTACGACGCGGTCTTGGGGATCGCCGAGCAAGGCTACAAAACCGTCGTGGCCTGTGTCGCTGGCTACCGCGCCGCCGATGACAAATATGCCGTCACGCCGAAGGTACGGTTCGCGACCAGCGATGTGGTCGTGGAAGTCTAG